Genomic window (Streptomyces clavuligerus):
GGCCAGCGAGGCGACCAGGACCGCTCCGGTGACCAGGACAGGGGTGCGCTGGAGCTTGATGCCGTTGACGATCATGTCGCCGAGCCCACCGGCGTTCACGAAGGTGGCGAGCGTGCCGACGCCCACGTTGAACACCAGCGCCGTACGGATACCGGCCAGGATGACCGGCACGGCCAGCGGGAGTTCCACCCGGAACAGAACGGCCGACGAGCCCATCCCGAGCCCCCGGGCCGCGTCCACGACCGGGGCGTCCACCTGCTGGATGCCGACGATGGTGTTGCGCAGCACCGGGAGGACGGAGTACGCGACCATGCCCATGACCGCCGTGCCGAAGCCGATGCCCCACCAGAGCGAGAGCAGCACCAGGAGTCCGATGGCCGGGGCCGCCTGGCCGATGTTGGCCAGACCGGTGACCAGCGGGGCGAGTCGGCGCAGGGCGGGCCGGGTGAGCAGGATGCCCCCGCCCAGGGCCAGCACCAGGACCAGCACGGTGGAGACCGAGGTCAGCCACAGATGCTG
Coding sequences:
- a CDS encoding ABC transporter permease → MSTRLRRHLTTPAVIATLLALLYVWVHARPLDSIEQRTLNPTYITDAVTQHLWLTSVSTVLVLVLALGGGILLTRPALRRLAPLVTGLANIGQAAPAIGLLVLLSLWWGIGFGTAVMGMVAYSVLPVLRNTIVGIQQVDAPVVDAARGLGMGSSAVLFRVELPLAVPVILAGIRTALVFNVGVGTLATFVNAGGLGDMIVNGIKLQRTPVLVTGAVLVASLALLIDWLGSVVEDRFRTR